One region of bacterium genomic DNA includes:
- a CDS encoding NAD(+) kinase — ALNDVVVKNGVTARVIKLRLEVNNQYVATYVGDGLIISTPTGSTAYSLAANGPIVHPDLALIILSPICPHTLALRPLIISSKDTVKIRVETDHDEVILTMDGQENIPLKLGDLVQVRKAKERLKLIVPEKKSYYQVLRTKMKWGGR, encoded by the coding sequence AGCTTTAAATGATGTAGTAGTAAAAAATGGAGTTACAGCGAGAGTAATAAAATTGAGACTGGAAGTAAATAACCAGTATGTTGCCACATATGTGGGAGATGGGTTAATTATTTCCACTCCTACAGGTTCCACAGCCTATTCCTTAGCTGCCAATGGTCCCATAGTTCACCCGGATTTAGCGCTTATCATCTTGTCACCTATTTGTCCCCATACTTTGGCTTTACGCCCATTGATTATTTCGTCTAAGGATACGGTTAAGATTAGGGTTGAGACTGACCATGATGAGGTTATTCTTACTATGGATGGGCAGGAAAACATTCCCTTGAAGTTGGGAGATTTGGTTCAAGTAAGAAAAGCAAAGGAAAGATTAAAACTAATTGTCCCTGAAAAGAAAAGTTATTACCAGGTGTTGAGGACGAAGATGAAGTGGGGGGGGAGGTAG